The following coding sequences are from one Cydia splendana chromosome 15, ilCydSple1.2, whole genome shotgun sequence window:
- the LOC134797265 gene encoding uncharacterized protein LOC134797265 — protein sequence MGTQISKIIRPTTTKMANSAEIQLFIKDTISKEKVVVFSKSYCPYCTMAKEVFNKVKQPFQVIELDQREDGTDIQGNLASITGIRTVPQVFINGNCVGGGSDVKALHESGKLESMLIG from the exons ATGGGAACTCAAATTAGTAAAATTATCCGGCCCACCACCACAAAAATGGCGAACTCAGCGGAAATTCAACTATTCATTAAAGACACTATTTCTAAGGAAAAAGTTGTTGTGTTTTCAAAATCATATTGCCCTTACTGCACTATGGCTAAAGAA GTCTTCAACAAAGTAAAGCAGCCCTTCCAAGTGATAGAGCTGGACCAGCGTGAAGACGGCACTGACATTCAGGGCAACCTTGCTTCAATCACAGGAATCCGAACG GTCCCGCAAGTGTTCATCAATGGCAACTGTGTCGGAGGTGGCTCTGATGTCAAGGCCTTGCATGAGTCCGGGAAGCTAGAATCCATGCTTATTGGTTAA